Proteins encoded in a region of the Methylosinus trichosporium OB3b genome:
- a CDS encoding Rrf2 family transcriptional regulator, translated as MKLTTFTDFGLRALILLASRKDEVLSAAAIADYFSVSRHHMAKVLQELAASGYVEGIRGAQGGVRLAKDPRDIRVGDVVRSLDKEQALVDCFRDGWNDCALLPRCRLKGMLANAQQGFLRELDRFTISDCLEKTEAASIPKLAE; from the coding sequence ATGAAACTTACGACCTTCACGGACTTCGGCCTGCGGGCATTGATCCTTCTGGCCAGCCGGAAGGACGAGGTGTTGAGCGCGGCGGCGATCGCCGACTATTTCAGCGTGTCGCGGCATCACATGGCGAAAGTGCTGCAAGAGCTCGCCGCCTCCGGCTATGTCGAGGGAATCCGCGGCGCACAGGGCGGCGTTCGTCTTGCCAAGGACCCGCGCGACATTCGCGTCGGCGACGTCGTGCGCAGCCTCGACAAGGAACAGGCGCTGGTCGACTGCTTTCGCGACGGATGGAATGACTGCGCGCTTTTGCCGCGCTGCCGGCTGAAAGGCATGCTGGCGAACGCGCAGCAGGGCTTTCTGCGCGAGCTCGATCGCTTCACCATCAGCGACTGCCTTGAAAAGACGGAAGCTGCGTCAATTCCAAAACTCGCCGAATAG
- the hcp gene encoding hydroxylamine reductase — MFCYQCEQTYRSDEGAGCAGSKGMCGKDAATSDLQDVLLHVCEGIGQYLHRARALGATDVQADRFVLYAFFTTLTNVNFNASKFVLLIQQAGEIKKRVQALYEAAAASAGKAPEALAGAAAFIPAAELDGLLTQAAVASVKKDAVVLGADVVGLRSLVLYGLKGVCAYAHHAEVLGEERDAIYEAVEHALDLLAGGSEEIGPLLEEALALGRANFLAMEALDAANTGNFGTPEPTRVRVTPRKGKAVLVSGHDMKDLCAILEATKDKGIDVYTHGELLPAHSYPKLKAYPHLAGNYGGAWQDQQREFAEFPGPIVMTSNCLIEPQPRYRGRIFTAGPVGWPGIRHIENGDFSIVAQAAAALPGFAEDAAEETVTIGFGRDTVLGVADKVIEAVKAGAIRHFFLVGGCDGAAPGRNYYTDFAEHAPQDTVVLTLGCGKYRFNRYDFGTIGGLPRLLDMGQCNDAYSALVVATKLAEAFGVGVNELPLSLIVSWFEQKAAAVLLTLLALGVRNVRLGPTLPAFLTPALIDVLVEKFGVLPITDAKADIEASLARAA, encoded by the coding sequence ATGTTCTGTTATCAATGCGAGCAGACCTATCGTTCGGACGAGGGCGCGGGCTGCGCCGGGTCGAAGGGCATGTGTGGCAAGGACGCCGCGACTTCGGATTTGCAGGACGTGCTGCTGCATGTCTGCGAGGGGATCGGCCAATATCTGCATCGCGCCCGCGCGCTCGGCGCGACGGACGTCCAGGCCGACCGCTTCGTGCTCTATGCATTCTTCACCACGCTGACCAACGTCAATTTCAATGCATCAAAATTTGTGCTCCTGATCCAACAGGCAGGCGAAATCAAGAAGCGCGTCCAGGCGCTCTACGAAGCGGCTGCGGCAAGCGCGGGAAAGGCGCCCGAAGCCCTCGCGGGCGCGGCCGCTTTCATTCCCGCAGCCGAACTCGATGGGCTCCTCACCCAGGCGGCCGTGGCGTCCGTGAAAAAGGACGCGGTTGTGCTCGGCGCGGATGTCGTCGGGCTTCGATCGTTGGTCCTTTATGGACTGAAGGGCGTCTGCGCTTACGCGCATCACGCCGAGGTGCTCGGCGAGGAGCGGGACGCGATCTACGAAGCGGTCGAGCATGCGCTCGATCTCCTCGCCGGCGGCTCCGAGGAAATCGGCCCGCTGCTCGAAGAAGCTCTGGCGCTCGGCCGCGCCAATTTCCTCGCCATGGAGGCGCTCGATGCCGCCAACACCGGCAATTTCGGAACGCCCGAGCCGACGCGGGTCCGCGTGACGCCCAGAAAGGGAAAGGCGGTGCTCGTTTCCGGTCACGATATGAAGGATCTCTGCGCCATTCTCGAAGCCACCAAGGACAAGGGAATCGACGTCTACACGCATGGCGAATTGCTCCCCGCGCACTCCTATCCCAAGCTCAAGGCTTATCCGCATCTCGCCGGCAATTACGGCGGCGCCTGGCAGGATCAACAAAGGGAGTTCGCCGAGTTTCCCGGTCCGATCGTCATGACCTCCAACTGTCTGATCGAGCCGCAGCCGCGCTATCGCGGCCGCATCTTCACCGCCGGGCCGGTCGGCTGGCCGGGAATTCGGCATATCGAGAACGGCGATTTCTCCATCGTCGCGCAAGCGGCCGCCGCTCTGCCGGGTTTCGCGGAGGATGCGGCCGAGGAGACCGTCACCATTGGATTTGGCCGCGACACGGTGCTCGGCGTCGCCGACAAGGTGATCGAGGCGGTGAAGGCGGGGGCGATCCGCCACTTCTTCCTGGTCGGCGGCTGCGACGGCGCGGCGCCGGGACGAAACTATTATACCGACTTCGCCGAGCATGCGCCGCAGGACACGGTGGTGTTGACACTCGGCTGCGGCAAATATCGCTTCAATCGATATGACTTCGGAACGATCGGCGGCTTGCCCCGCCTCCTCGACATGGGCCAGTGCAACGACGCCTATTCGGCTCTCGTCGTCGCGACCAAGCTCGCCGAGGCTTTCGGCGTGGGCGTGAACGAATTGCCATTGTCGTTGATCGTTTCCTGGTTCGAGCAGAAAGCCGCCGCCGTGCTGCTGACCCTGCTGGCGCTGGGGGTGCGCAATGTTCGGCTCGGCCCGACGCTGCCGGCCTTTCTGACGCCGGCGCTGATCGATGTGCTGGTCGAAAAATTCGGCGTGCTGCCGATCACGGACGCCAAGGCCGACATCGAAGCTTCGCTCGCGCGGGCCGCGTGA